Proteins encoded in a region of the Perognathus longimembris pacificus isolate PPM17 chromosome 11, ASM2315922v1, whole genome shotgun sequence genome:
- the Pbxip1 gene encoding pre-B-cell leukemia transcription factor-interacting protein 1 isoform X2, with amino-acid sequence MASCPDSDNSWVLAGSENLPVETLGPEHRTDPESKRSTQDLRSLSKADGEQLAETLDGEGTLFQTESPQNESPTQAEETKAKDALGGDDHSMEPPGPGDTLVQEELQETTLVTSLEPDAEDLEDQNLPSSPQTVWIREEGRCSSSEDDTDLDVEGLRRRRGRDPSPPKPVLPLDVEDQARGEGSGGELGISLNMCLLGALVLLGLGILLFSGGLSDSETGSMEEAELQVLPDPELVDAVGDRQDGLREQLQASVPSDGVPSLQDMALLLDKLAKENQDIRLLQAQLQAQKEELQSLMHQPKGLEEENARLRGALQQGEASYKALESELQQLRARLQGLEASCVRGPDGVCLNWGRGPEGGKATEEQGHRGHEPDPGFLEQQKRLEAEAQALRQELQRQRRLLGSVQQDLQRGLKAAGQGAPAHASLTELGHRLAQTLQSLKHWGKDPAVPANASEARYEKPHFQSPREWSGKEKWHDGQRDHKAEHWKRKKEESGWEKKKKKKSWEGEEDKDLSGRWREGKQRVEESGSRKDGKWQDPKESQRKSGGHHSGERQKHPWGKEGAKDNHGPLPPWEQLLRNKYRAPQGCSGVDECARQEGLAFFGTELAPVRQHELASLLRTYLARLPWAGPLTKELPLSPAYFGEDGVFRHDRLRFRDFVDALEDSLEEVAVQQTGDDDDVDDFEDFIFSHFFGDGALKKRSGKKDKYLRNPRAVGPREEHSHYHHHQHHHKG; translated from the exons ATGGCCTCCTGCCCAGACTCAgataatagctgggtgctggctggctCAGAG AACTTACCTGTGGAGACCTTGGGCCCTGAACACCGGACAGATCCAGAATCCAAGAGATCCACTCAGGACCTCAGGAGCCTCTCCAAGGCAGATGGTGAACAATTAGCTGAGACCTTGGATGGAGAAG GAACCCTCTTCCAGACAGAAAGCCCCCAGAATGAAAGCCCCACTCAGGCAGAAGAGACCAAGGCCAAG GATGCTCTGGGAGGTGATGATCACAGTATGGAGCCTCCTGGTCCAGGAGACACTTTGGTTCAGGAAGAATTGCAGGAGACAACCTTGGTGACAAGCCTGGAACCAGATGCCGAAGACCTGGAGGACCAGAATCTTCCCTCAAGTCCCCAAACAG TTTGGATCAGGGAGGAGGGCCGCTGCTCTAGCAGTGAGGATGACACCGACCTGGATGTGGAGGGTCTGCGGAGACGGCGAGGCCGGGACCCTAGCCCCCCGAAGCCCGTGCTACCCTTGGATGTGGAGGACCAGGCCAGAGGCGAGGGctcaggtggggagctgggcatCTCCCTCAATATGTGCCTCCTGGGGGCCCTGGTGCTGCTGGGCCTGGGGATCCTCCTCTTCTCAG GTGGTCTCTCAGATTCAGAGACTG GGTCCATGGAGGAGGCAGAGCTGCAGGTCCTCCCGGATCCTGAGCTGGTGGATGCTGTCGGGGACAGGCAG gatgGCCTAAGGGAACAGCTGCAGGCCTCGGTGCCCTCTGATGGTGTCCCCAGTCTGCAGGACATGGCCCTTCTGCTGGACAAGCTGGCCAAGGAGAACCAGGACATCCGGCTGCTGCAGGCCCAGCTGCAG GCCCAGAAGGAAGAGCTTCAGAGCCTGATGCACCAACCcaaagggctggaggaggagaatGCCCGGCTCCGGGGGGCCCTGCAGCAGGGAGAAGCCTCCTACAAGGCCCTGGAGTCAGAGCTGCAGCAGCTGAGGGCTCGGCTCCAGGGGCTAGAGGCCAGCTGTGTTCGGGGCCCAGATGGGGTCTGCCTCAACTGGGGCAGAGGCCCAGAAGGTGGCAAGGCCACGGAAGAGCAAGGCCATAGGGGACACGAGCCAGATCCTGGCTTCCTGGAGCAGCAGAAACggctggaggctgaggcccagGCCCTTAGGCAGGAGCTTCAGAGGCAGCGGAGGCTGCTGGGGTCTGTGCAGCAGGACCTGCAGAGGGGCTTGAAGGCGGCTGGCCAAGGAGCCCCTGCTCATGCTAGCCTGACTGAACTGGGCCACAGGTTGGCCCAGACTCTGCAGAGCTTGAAGCACTGGGGCAAGGACCCTGCTGTTCCTGCCAATGCATCTGAGGCCCGGTATGAGAAGCCTCACTTCCAGAGTCCCAGAGAGTGGAGTGGAAAAGAAAAGTGGCACGATGGGCAGAGGGACCACAAGGCTGAGCACTGGAAGCGTAAGAAGGAAGAATCTGgctgggagaagaagaagaagaagaagagctggGAGGGTGAGGAGGACAAAGATCTGTCAGGGAGGTGGAGAGAGGGTAAGCAGAGGGTAGAGGAGTCAGGGAGCAGGAAGGATGGCAAATGGCAGGACCCCAAGGAATCCCAAAGGAAAAGTGGGGGCCACCACTCTGGAGAAAGGCAGAAGCATccttgggggaaggagggagctaAAGACAACCACGGTCCTCTGCCCCCCTGGGAGCAGCTGTTGAGGAACAAGTACCGGGCACCCCAGGGCTGCTCGGGTGTGGACGAGTGTGCCCGGCAGGAGGGCCTGGCCTTCTTTGGCACAGAGCTGGCCCCGGTAAGACAACATGAGCTGGCTTCTTTGCTGAGAACGTACCTGGCGCGCCTGCCCTGGGCGGGGCCACTGACGAAGGAGCTGCCCCTCTCACCTGCTTACTTCGGTGAGGATGGCGTCTTCCGCCACGACCGCCTCCGCTTCCGGGATTTTGTGGATGCTTTGGAGGACAGCCTGGAGGAGGTGGCGGTGCAGCAGACGGGTGACGATGATGACGTAGATGACTTTGAGGATTTCATCTTCAGCCACTTCTTTGGAGATGGAGCACTGAAGAAGAG GTCAGGGAAGAAGGACAAGTACTTGCGGAACCCCAGAGCTGTGGGACCCCGGGAGGAGCAcagccactaccaccaccaccagcatcaCCACAAGGGCTga
- the Pbxip1 gene encoding pre-B-cell leukemia transcription factor-interacting protein 1 isoform X1 — translation MAASAPPPPDKLEGGGGPAPPPAPPSTGRKQGKAGLQMKSPEKKRRKSNTQGPAYSHLTEFAPPPTPMVDHLVASNPFEDDFGAPKVAALAAPGTSAAMASCPDSDNSWVLAGSENLPVETLGPEHRTDPESKRSTQDLRSLSKADGEQLAETLDGEGTLFQTESPQNESPTQAEETKAKDALGGDDHSMEPPGPGDTLVQEELQETTLVTSLEPDAEDLEDQNLPSSPQTVWIREEGRCSSSEDDTDLDVEGLRRRRGRDPSPPKPVLPLDVEDQARGEGSGGELGISLNMCLLGALVLLGLGILLFSGGLSDSETGSMEEAELQVLPDPELVDAVGDRQDGLREQLQASVPSDGVPSLQDMALLLDKLAKENQDIRLLQAQLQAQKEELQSLMHQPKGLEEENARLRGALQQGEASYKALESELQQLRARLQGLEASCVRGPDGVCLNWGRGPEGGKATEEQGHRGHEPDPGFLEQQKRLEAEAQALRQELQRQRRLLGSVQQDLQRGLKAAGQGAPAHASLTELGHRLAQTLQSLKHWGKDPAVPANASEARYEKPHFQSPREWSGKEKWHDGQRDHKAEHWKRKKEESGWEKKKKKKSWEGEEDKDLSGRWREGKQRVEESGSRKDGKWQDPKESQRKSGGHHSGERQKHPWGKEGAKDNHGPLPPWEQLLRNKYRAPQGCSGVDECARQEGLAFFGTELAPVRQHELASLLRTYLARLPWAGPLTKELPLSPAYFGEDGVFRHDRLRFRDFVDALEDSLEEVAVQQTGDDDDVDDFEDFIFSHFFGDGALKKRSGKKDKYLRNPRAVGPREEHSHYHHHQHHHKG, via the exons AAAGAAGCGAAGGAAGTCAAATACTCAG GGCCCTGCTTATTCACATCTGACAGAGTTTGCACCACCGCCGACTCCCATGGTGGATCACCTGGTTGCATCCAACCCTTTTGAGGATGACTTCGGAGCCCCTAAG GTGGCAGCTCTGGCAGCCCCTGGGACCTCAGCAGCTATGGCCTCCTGCCCAGACTCAgataatagctgggtgctggctggctCAGAG AACTTACCTGTGGAGACCTTGGGCCCTGAACACCGGACAGATCCAGAATCCAAGAGATCCACTCAGGACCTCAGGAGCCTCTCCAAGGCAGATGGTGAACAATTAGCTGAGACCTTGGATGGAGAAG GAACCCTCTTCCAGACAGAAAGCCCCCAGAATGAAAGCCCCACTCAGGCAGAAGAGACCAAGGCCAAG GATGCTCTGGGAGGTGATGATCACAGTATGGAGCCTCCTGGTCCAGGAGACACTTTGGTTCAGGAAGAATTGCAGGAGACAACCTTGGTGACAAGCCTGGAACCAGATGCCGAAGACCTGGAGGACCAGAATCTTCCCTCAAGTCCCCAAACAG TTTGGATCAGGGAGGAGGGCCGCTGCTCTAGCAGTGAGGATGACACCGACCTGGATGTGGAGGGTCTGCGGAGACGGCGAGGCCGGGACCCTAGCCCCCCGAAGCCCGTGCTACCCTTGGATGTGGAGGACCAGGCCAGAGGCGAGGGctcaggtggggagctgggcatCTCCCTCAATATGTGCCTCCTGGGGGCCCTGGTGCTGCTGGGCCTGGGGATCCTCCTCTTCTCAG GTGGTCTCTCAGATTCAGAGACTG GGTCCATGGAGGAGGCAGAGCTGCAGGTCCTCCCGGATCCTGAGCTGGTGGATGCTGTCGGGGACAGGCAG gatgGCCTAAGGGAACAGCTGCAGGCCTCGGTGCCCTCTGATGGTGTCCCCAGTCTGCAGGACATGGCCCTTCTGCTGGACAAGCTGGCCAAGGAGAACCAGGACATCCGGCTGCTGCAGGCCCAGCTGCAG GCCCAGAAGGAAGAGCTTCAGAGCCTGATGCACCAACCcaaagggctggaggaggagaatGCCCGGCTCCGGGGGGCCCTGCAGCAGGGAGAAGCCTCCTACAAGGCCCTGGAGTCAGAGCTGCAGCAGCTGAGGGCTCGGCTCCAGGGGCTAGAGGCCAGCTGTGTTCGGGGCCCAGATGGGGTCTGCCTCAACTGGGGCAGAGGCCCAGAAGGTGGCAAGGCCACGGAAGAGCAAGGCCATAGGGGACACGAGCCAGATCCTGGCTTCCTGGAGCAGCAGAAACggctggaggctgaggcccagGCCCTTAGGCAGGAGCTTCAGAGGCAGCGGAGGCTGCTGGGGTCTGTGCAGCAGGACCTGCAGAGGGGCTTGAAGGCGGCTGGCCAAGGAGCCCCTGCTCATGCTAGCCTGACTGAACTGGGCCACAGGTTGGCCCAGACTCTGCAGAGCTTGAAGCACTGGGGCAAGGACCCTGCTGTTCCTGCCAATGCATCTGAGGCCCGGTATGAGAAGCCTCACTTCCAGAGTCCCAGAGAGTGGAGTGGAAAAGAAAAGTGGCACGATGGGCAGAGGGACCACAAGGCTGAGCACTGGAAGCGTAAGAAGGAAGAATCTGgctgggagaagaagaagaagaagaagagctggGAGGGTGAGGAGGACAAAGATCTGTCAGGGAGGTGGAGAGAGGGTAAGCAGAGGGTAGAGGAGTCAGGGAGCAGGAAGGATGGCAAATGGCAGGACCCCAAGGAATCCCAAAGGAAAAGTGGGGGCCACCACTCTGGAGAAAGGCAGAAGCATccttgggggaaggagggagctaAAGACAACCACGGTCCTCTGCCCCCCTGGGAGCAGCTGTTGAGGAACAAGTACCGGGCACCCCAGGGCTGCTCGGGTGTGGACGAGTGTGCCCGGCAGGAGGGCCTGGCCTTCTTTGGCACAGAGCTGGCCCCGGTAAGACAACATGAGCTGGCTTCTTTGCTGAGAACGTACCTGGCGCGCCTGCCCTGGGCGGGGCCACTGACGAAGGAGCTGCCCCTCTCACCTGCTTACTTCGGTGAGGATGGCGTCTTCCGCCACGACCGCCTCCGCTTCCGGGATTTTGTGGATGCTTTGGAGGACAGCCTGGAGGAGGTGGCGGTGCAGCAGACGGGTGACGATGATGACGTAGATGACTTTGAGGATTTCATCTTCAGCCACTTCTTTGGAGATGGAGCACTGAAGAAGAG GTCAGGGAAGAAGGACAAGTACTTGCGGAACCCCAGAGCTGTGGGACCCCGGGAGGAGCAcagccactaccaccaccaccagcatcaCCACAAGGGCTga